Proteins encoded within one genomic window of Eurosta solidaginis isolate ZX-2024a chromosome 1, ASM4086904v1, whole genome shotgun sequence:
- the Hpr1 gene encoding THO complex subunit 1, which produces MSSTAATQQRPLGFIGLHTEFTKALNEAFQKQDAQILRNSYDAFGANTDHDKKSPMDQAFREMLLFRLSDNVEHVGALVRLSVEAVRAEIVSVTIPVVLLGDIFEAVTLDKCEQIFSFVEEMVEVWKEDIFFSSCKNNILRMCNDLLRRLSRAQNTVFCGRILLFLSKFFPFSERSGLNIVSEFNLDNVTEYGVDGKDLDDTVEDTVEDIPIKIDYNLYCKFWSLQDFFRNPNQCYSKAQWKMFQAHSATVLEAFDSFKLEEPRLTSAAEKNDSASTAEDDMENTKMEIDATDIAENDIQMTSQAEQIVRQSDHFFAKFLTNPKLLTLQLSDSNFRRSVLVQFLILFQYLQLTVKFKNESNTLTTTQTDFIKETEDKVYKILEVTPPNGKRFSRTVKHMLTREEMWNNWKNDGCKEFRKPDDNELSENGSTNKEAPSTEAVTSKPPPSKRAKRTLGDSLRDAHRNGKFFLGNDVLTRLWNYSPDNLQACKSEERNFLPQVETFLENPHEKNDPSFEWRALRLLARQSPHFFTFLNSPSYKIADYLEGVRRRLAKDRIDNAKAAMNANNATSTSGGNSKTATSNAPVTNSEQEPNAQEADGEPDADVVADGQGENDNGADGDGENDGDAMLTEEDVQGELEKANDDDCNSHTKPLTASKDQIEEIAPLIGDDWKKLGKKLGFTADELLYFETEHPERDGGCVAMLSNWFGDDDDASLDNLAYMLEGLEINAAAKAVKALIEKLTAKDDKVEIISD; this is translated from the exons atgagtTCTACGGCTGCAACTCAGCAGCGTCCACTCGGTTTTATTGGTCTACATACTGAGTTTACG AAAGCACTAAATGAAGCATTCCAAAAACAAGATGCTCAAATACTACGAAATTCGTATGATGCTTTCGGTGCCAATACCGATCATGATAAAAAATCACCAATGGATCAAGCATTTCGTGAAATGCTGCTCTTCCGCCTGAGTGACAATGTTGAACATGTGGGCGCTCTGGTACGTTTATCAGTAGAAGCTGTGCGTGCCGAAATAGTATCCGTTACAATTCCAGTAGTGCTGTTAGGCGACATATTTGAGGCAGTGACATTGGATAAATGTGAACAAATTTTCAGCTTCGTTGAAGAAATGGTTGAAGTGTGGAAAGAGGATATTTTCTTCTCATCATGTAAAAATAATATTCTGCGAATGTGCAATGATTTGTTGCGACGTTTGTCGCGTGCACAAAATACTGTATTTTGTGGACGTATTTTGCTATTTCTATCTAAATTCTTTCCATTCTCTGAACGTTCTGGACTCAATATTGTATCTGAGTTCAACTTGGATAATGTAACTGAGTATGGTGTAGATGGCAAAGATCTGGATGATACTGTAGAAGATACGGTTGAAGATATTCCTATCAAAATTGATTATAACTTATATTGCAAATTTTGGTCCTTGCAAGACTTTTTCCGTAATCCAAATCAATGCTATAGTAAGGCACAATGGAAAATGTTCCAAGCT CACTCCGCCACGGTATTGGAAGCGTTTGACAGTTTTAAATTAGAAGAGCCCCGTCTAACTAGCGCTGCAGAAAAAAATGACAGCGCTTCTACAGCGGAAGATGATATGGAAAATACAAAAATGGAAATTGATGCTACAGATATAGCTGAAAACGATATTCAGATGACTAGCCAAGCAGAGCAAATAGTGCGTCAGTCGGACCATTTTTTCGCAAAATTTCTAACAAACCCGAAGTTGCTCACCTTACAATTGTCGGACTCGAATTTTCGGCGTTCAGTGCTGGTGCAGTTTCTCATCCTTTTTCAATATTTGCAGTTGACTGTGAAATTTAAAAA CGAATCGAATACCCTTACTACCACGCAAACAGATTTCATCAAGGAAACCGAAGATAAAGTATATAAAATACTCGAAGTGACGCCACCAAATGGAAAACGCTTTTCGCGCACAGTGAAACATATGCTAACACGTGAAGAGATGTGGAATAATTGGAAAAATGATGGCTGTAAAGAATTTCGCAAACCCGATGACAACGAGTTATCAGAAAATGGCAGTACAAATAAAGAAGCACCTAGCACTGAAGCCGTAACTAGTAAACCACCACCATCTAAGCGTGCCAAACGTACACTAGGAGATAGCTTGCGTGATGCACATCGTAATGGCAAATTCTTTTTGGGCAA CGATGTTTTGACACGCCTCTGGAATTACTCGCCCGACAATCTGCAAGCTTGCAAAAGTGAAGAACGCAATTTTCTGCCTCAGGTTGAGACATTCCTCGAAAACCCACATGAAAAGAATGATCCATCCTTCGAATGGCGTGCGTTGCGTTTATTAGCACGTCAATCGCCACATTTCTTTACATTCCTAAACTCACCCTCATACAAAATAGCTGATTATCTAGAGGGCGTACGTCGACGTTTAGCAAAGGATCGTATTGATAACGCTAAAGCAGCTATGAACGCCAACAATGCCACATCTACTAGTGGTGGTAATTCAAAAACAGCAACTTCTAATGCGCCGGTAACCAATAGTGAGCAGGAACCGAATGCACAAGAAGCAGATGGTGAGCCAGATGCTGATGTCGTCGCTGACGGCCAAGGTGAAAATGATAATGGTGCCGATGGTGACGGCGAAAACGATGGTGATGCGATGTTGACTGAAGAGGATGTACAAGGTGAATTGGAAAAGGCAAATGATGATGATTGCAATTCGCATACTAAACCTTTGACGGCATCTAAAGATCAAATAGAAGAGATAGCGCCTCTCATTGGTGATGATTGGAAGAAATTGGGTAAAAAGTTAGGTTTCACCGCCGACGAGCTGCTTTACTTTGAGACTGAACATCCAGAACGTGATGGTGGCTGTGTTGCAATGTTGTCTAATTGGTTCGGTGATGACGATGATGCTAGTCTAGATAATTTGGCTTATATGCTTGAGGGTTTGGAGATAAATGCTGCagcaaaggcggttaaagcgcttATCGAGAAACTGACAGCAAAGGATGACAAAGTGGAGATTATATCGgactaa
- the LOC137237948 gene encoding zinc finger C2HC domain-containing protein 1C isoform X2, producing MASQSANSRLTQMQMRFQQKQQQEREQRRAEMTDDEQPSTLADVDTKRITNGKVRQMFDERRRGAGIDRANPLKPITSTSTKTPTPIPRQAGGGVHPMAHQAKNANTTSIRLRAVPNINSVSTHARNPPRRLQNDNTDSLTKEMSSLSLGMQSSNESNNNSRSNDIVGRAKSSNNLKLNPVVTKKSPSPAPAFASNPRRSPNSNSATVTTRQSPAHRPSSTIRNAKTTSAQVVKTPPRRTSGSMATVNKTPSSLDADNANMGLCQYCQRHFNAERLAKHERICEKMAHTKRKIFDAARHRLRGTDAEKFLKKDQSRKSVNIKSGYSSAAAVSGMTASMKKNNWRKKHEEFIQAIRAAKQVQAHLARGGKLSDLPPPPPSENPDYIQCPHCLRRFNESAAERHIPRCATMLHNKPKATPPRKR from the exons aTGCGTTTCCAGCAGAAACAACAACAGGAACGTGAGCAAAGGCGTGCAGAGATGACCGATGACGAGCAGCCAAGCACATTGGCTGATGTAGACACGAAGCGAATTACGAATGGAAAG GTACGTCAAATGTTCGATGAACGACGCCGTGGTGCGGGAATCGATCGCGCTAATCCCCTGAAGCCCATCACTTCGACGTCAACTAAAACGCCAACGCCAATCCCTCGACAAGCTGGTGGTGGTGTACATCCAATGGCACATCAAGCAAAAAATGCTAATACCACTTCGATTCGGTTACGCGCTGTACCGAATATTAACAGTGTTTCGACACATGCGCGAAATCCACCTAGACGCCTGCAAAATGATAATACCGATAGTCTCACGAAAGAGATGTCTTCTCTCAGTTTGGGCATGCAATCGTCAAATGAGAGCAACAACAATAGTAGGAGTAATGATATTGTGGGCCGTGCAAAATCATCCAACAATCTCAAGTTAAATCCAGTTGTAACAAAAAAATCACCTTCACCTGCACCAGCTTTTGCATCAAATCCTCGACGTTCTCCGAATAGTAACTCGGCTACAGTAACCACACGACAATCGCCCGCACACCGACCAAGTTCGACGATTAGAAATGCGAAAACTACATCAGCACAAGTTGTAAAG ACACCGCCTAGAAGAACTTCCGGAAGTATGGCTACT GTTAACAAAACGCCATCCTCCCTTGATGCGGACAACGCCAATATGGGCTTATGCCAATATTGCCAACGCCACTTCAATGCAGAACGACTAGCTAAACATGAACGAATTTGTGAGAAAATGGCGCATACTAAACGTAAAATTTTTGATGCAGCTCGACATCGTTTGCGTGGCACCGATGCGGAAAAGTTCTTGAAAAAAGATCAATCACGTAAAAGTGTTAATATTAAATCCGGTTATTCCAGCGCTGCAGCGGTTAGCGGTATGACAGCCAGCATGAAAAAGAATAACTGGCGCAAGAAACATGAAGAATTCATACAAGCTATACGCGCCGCGAAGCAGGTGCAAGCTCATCTGGCACGTGGCGGGAAATTAAGTGATTTACCACCACCGCCACCTTCGGAGAATCCTGACTACATTCAATGTCCACATTGTTTGCGTCGATTCAATGAGTCGGCAGCTGAAAGGCATATTCCTCGTTGTGCCACTATGTTACATAATAAACCAAAAGCGACTCCACCTAGAAAGAGATAA
- the LOC137244503 gene encoding dipeptidase 1: MNPVPNREYIEVCAAAIHHRQQHQYPQHQHQHQHQHQHHPQHQPVALNPLLTAAPPPPPPPAQLSHPHELPHEHQPNCKQQCFVFTEIADIDLPPEITKLGSEKLKNGAIAAATYKMSSCSDVGSEPSRSTHSRRLMVVIGIMLVCIAMAGGIPLALQLRSSSLLEARLAFIRRLLAESPLIEGSSWQPPMRDAVNISSSGKLNEVKRNHVGAVFWSISVPCGAQYLDAVQLALEGIDEARRITAKTDALHIVLSADEMEQTHIRGEVAVMLGLGGGHTLGASLAVLRSMYLLGARFVSITSLECTTPWAAACIRSHDYLVEENTTQSINEFGKTVLYEMNRLGMLIEISQLSEAAMVTALNTAKAPVLLLNAVPISLCNSSRVASIPDRVLSLLSDNGGVIMLNLERCDERRFSVREAINAINYVRKVAGVDHIGLGGAPKSYAFLLAELARDRVWGNASIKKLIGGNVVRILREVETLKNRLPLYEDWIPRELVESTSYCRYPET; encoded by the exons ATGAATCCTGTGCCAAATCGGGAATATATAGAAGTTTGTGCTGCAGCAATACATCATCGCCAGCAGCATCAATATCCACAACATCAACATCAGcaccaacatcaacatcaacatcatccACAGCATCAGCCAGTTGCACTAAATCCCTTACTCACCGCTgccccaccaccaccaccacctccAGCACAACTCTCACACCCGCACGAGCTACCACACGAACATCAGCCCAATTGCAAGCAACAATGTTTTGTATTCACAGAGATCGCTGACATAGACCTACCGCCAGAGATTACGAAACTTGGTAGTGAAAAACTTAAGAATGGTGCTATTGCAGCTGCCACTTATAAAATGAGTTCGTGCAGTGATGTTGGCAGCGAACCCAGTCGATCAACACATAGTCGCCGACTGATGGTAGTAATTGGTATAATGTTGGTTTGCATAGCTATGGCTGGTGGTATACCGTTAGCGTTGCAGTTGCGTTCATCTTCCCTACTCGAAGCACGTCTGGCTTTCATACGTCGCTTACTTGCAGAGTCGCCGCTAATAGAAGGCTCTTCTTGGCAGCCACCAATGCGTGATGCTGTGAATATTAGCAGTAGCGGAAAGTTGAATGAGGTAAAGCGTAATCACGTTGGTGCcgtattttggtcgatatcagtGCCATGTGGTGCTCAATATTTGGATGCAGTACAGTTGGCATTGGAAGGTATCGACGAAGCTAGACGTATAACTGCAAAAACggatgcattacatattgtaCTGTCAGCGGACGAAATGGAACAGACTCATATCCGTGGAGAGGTAGCTGTAATGCTTGGTTTGGGTGGTGGTCATACGTTGGGCGCAAGTCTGGCAGTGTTGCGTTCAATGTATTTGCTTGGTGCACGTTTCGTATCGATTACAAGTCTGGAATGTACGACACCATGGGCTGCAGCTTGTATACGTAGCCATGACTACCTGGTTGAAGAAAATACCACACAATCGATTAACGAATTTGGAAAG ACTGTTCTCTACGAGATGAATAGATTGGGTATGCTAATTGAGATCTCACAATTATCGGAGGCAGCCATGGTCACTGCCTTAAATACCGCCAAAGCGCCCGTTTTACTTTTAAATGCTGTGCCAATATCGCTTTGCAATAGTTCCAGAGTTGCTTCCATACCTGATCGTGTTTTGAG TTTGTTATCCGATAATGGCGGCGTTATAATGCTTAATTTGGAACGGTGCGATGAGCGTCGATTTTCTGTACGTGAAGCTATTAATGCCATCAATTATGTACGCAAGGTAGCTGGTGTGGATCATATTGGACTTGGTGGTGCACCCAAGAGTTATGCATTTTTACTTGCTGAGCTAGCACGCGATCGTGTTTGGGGCAACGCGTCGATTAAGAAGTTAATTGGTGGTAATGTCGTGCGTATTTTACGTGAAGTTGAAACATTGAAAAATCGTTTACCGTTATACGAAGATTGGATACCACGCGAGCTAGTAGAGAGTACTTCGTATTGTCGTTATCCCGAGACATAA
- the LOC137244516 gene encoding ribosomal RNA-processing protein 7 homolog A — protein MSEIDGYKVIHLRLTADRPLEVCHQIYMREHFIRLEDANKPKGRTLFLLNVPPYVTEESLKTFFRKSVDVENTVNFAERPGRNESEKWQQYNIPFSTPTVPFKFKVAYVVFKKSIGVQRALALKSINLFNSQGECVLESGMQLWHSEYEKNILDETETQALIDEYMAAYDEREKEALEAAKNSAADADGWITVGKQGRNAGFEQKESVIGRLEEKIVKGKKKKELENFYTFQIRESKMKNIIELRKKFEEDKEKIEALKKTRRFRPF, from the exons ATGTCTGAAATTGATGGATATAAAG TGATACACTTACGTCTCACTGCCGATCGGCCTTTGGAGGTCTGTCATCAAATTTATATGCGTGAACATTTTATACGCCTTGAAGATGCAAATAAACCAAAAGGACGCACACTTTTCCTACTCAACGTGCCCCCATATGTTACAGAAGAAAGCCTGAAAACATTCTTCCGTAAAAGTGTCGATGTGGAAAATACAGTAAATTTTGCGGAGCGTCCTGGAAGAAATGAAAGCGAAAAATGGCAACAATACAATATTCCCTTTAGCACACCGACGGTACCATTCAAATTTAAAGTAGCATATGTAGTATTTAAAAAGAGTATTGGGGTACAACGTGCTTTAGCATTGAAAAGCATTAATTTGTTCAATAGTCAAGGCGAGTGTGTGTTAGAATCTGGAATGCAGCTTTGGCACAGTGAATATGAGAAAAATATATTGGATGAAACGGAAACACAGGCGCTCATCGACGAGTACATGGCAGCGTATGATGAACGAGAGAAGGAAGCATTGGAAGCTGCTAAAAACTCTGCAGCAGATGCCGATGGCTGGATAACTGTTGGCAAGCAAGGGCGTAATGCCGGTTTCGAGCAGAAAGAGTCGGTAATTGGCCGTTTGGAAGAGAAAATagtaaaaggaaagaaaaagaaggAACTAGAGAATTTTTATACTTTCCAAATACGCGAATCTAAAATGAAGAATATTATTGAATTACGGAAGAAGTTCgaagaagataaggaaaaaattGAGGCACTCAAAAAGACACGGCGGTTTAGGCCGTTTTAG
- the LOC137244511 gene encoding integrator complex subunit 15, whose amino-acid sequence MSQTDVKHILRKLDFPACAKEALARIESIVSSRSKQNLAIQLISEFIFMVDIRKGPQFATSQLNSFQEFQLILVLIEYFSQPGPDATRNVVFLSLFGSNLTPQRSKILCRLVSTAVSASVAPLLSSAGTWMQQMGCTNPPSLEVAQSLVNDFITFSRKTSEKFKQLPMVAPHFAANLMTAVADLYVNEQRGELTPPPDSLLDVFTEWISEDPALCLASQQPLALPSGAIAMPVVTPLAGLIRWAVLAPLFSNRPTYSNLHLWLLQTMLQIVNSGPPTALSAQHLSQIVSAMQAYVVRLLADKTDPTKDEGYQKSMERLAQAVQVATSSNCMYGNIPQLLSLLEALPPNPLMTLVIKANKSV is encoded by the exons ATGTCGCAGACGGACGTTAAACACATTCTAAGGAAGCTGGACTTTCCGGCGTGTGCGAAAGAGGCATTGGCCAGAATAG aGAGTATAGTTAGCAGCCGTAGCAAGCAGAATTTGGCCATCCAACTAATATCTGAATTTATTTTCATGGTAGACATACGTAAGGGCCCACAATTTGCCACCTCACAATTGAACTCATTTCAAGAATTTCAACTGATACTTGTGTTAATTGAGTATTTTTCCCAACCTGGTCCTGATGCTACACGAAACGTAGTTTTTCTATCACTCTTTGGTAGCAATCTAACACCACAACGTTCAAAAATACTTTGCCGCTTAGTGAGTACGGCCGTTTCGGCTTCAGTAGCACCGCTACTTTCATCCGCCGGCACTTGGATGCAGCAAATGGGCTGTACGAATCCGCCTAGTTTGGAAGTAGCACAAAGTTTAGTTAATGATTTCATAACATTTTCACGCAAAACATCGGAAAAATTCAAGCAACTTCCCATGGTGGCGCCACATTTTGCAGCTAATCTTATGACAGCCGTGGCAGATTTGTATGTAAACGAACAACGTGGTGAGCTAACGCCACCACCCGATTCACTTCTTGATGTGTTTACCGAATGGATAAGTGAGGATCCTGCATTATGCTTGGCATCGCAGCAGCCGTTAGCCTTGCCAAGTGGTGCTATTGCTATGCCCGTTGTCACACCATTAGCTGGTCTCATACGTTGGGCTGTATTGGCACCATTATTTTCCAATCGCCCAACATACAGTAATTTACATTTGTGGTTATTGCAAACAATGTTACAAATTGTTAACTCCGGTCCCCCAACAGCATTGAGTGCACAACATTTGTCACAAATTGTGAGTGCCATGCAAGCATATGTAGTACGCTTGTTGGCCGATAAGACTGACCCAACAAAGGACGAAGGCTATCAGAAGAGTATGGAGCGGCTGGCGCAAGCCGTACAGGTAGCTACATCATCCAACTGTATGTACGGCAATATACCGCAACTGTTGTCCTTATTAGAAGCACTGCCACCAAACCCGCTCATGACTTTGGTTATAAAAGCAAATAAAAGCGTGTGA
- the LOC137237948 gene encoding zinc finger C2HC domain-containing protein 1C isoform X1 has product MTRMSPNNELLQESIIPPVKLSESWAGRRLVEALSQLPPADFISSLDMRFQQKQQQEREQRRAEMTDDEQPSTLADVDTKRITNGKVRQMFDERRRGAGIDRANPLKPITSTSTKTPTPIPRQAGGGVHPMAHQAKNANTTSIRLRAVPNINSVSTHARNPPRRLQNDNTDSLTKEMSSLSLGMQSSNESNNNSRSNDIVGRAKSSNNLKLNPVVTKKSPSPAPAFASNPRRSPNSNSATVTTRQSPAHRPSSTIRNAKTTSAQVVKTPPRRTSGSMATVNKTPSSLDADNANMGLCQYCQRHFNAERLAKHERICEKMAHTKRKIFDAARHRLRGTDAEKFLKKDQSRKSVNIKSGYSSAAAVSGMTASMKKNNWRKKHEEFIQAIRAAKQVQAHLARGGKLSDLPPPPPSENPDYIQCPHCLRRFNESAAERHIPRCATMLHNKPKATPPRKR; this is encoded by the exons ATGACGAGAATGAGTCCAAATAACGAATTATTGCAGGAATCAATTATACCGCCTGTCAAACTCAGTGAATCATGGGCGGGACGTAGGTTAGTTGAAGCACTTAGTCAACTGCCACCAGCGGACTTTATTTCATCCCTTGAT aTGCGTTTCCAGCAGAAACAACAACAGGAACGTGAGCAAAGGCGTGCAGAGATGACCGATGACGAGCAGCCAAGCACATTGGCTGATGTAGACACGAAGCGAATTACGAATGGAAAG GTACGTCAAATGTTCGATGAACGACGCCGTGGTGCGGGAATCGATCGCGCTAATCCCCTGAAGCCCATCACTTCGACGTCAACTAAAACGCCAACGCCAATCCCTCGACAAGCTGGTGGTGGTGTACATCCAATGGCACATCAAGCAAAAAATGCTAATACCACTTCGATTCGGTTACGCGCTGTACCGAATATTAACAGTGTTTCGACACATGCGCGAAATCCACCTAGACGCCTGCAAAATGATAATACCGATAGTCTCACGAAAGAGATGTCTTCTCTCAGTTTGGGCATGCAATCGTCAAATGAGAGCAACAACAATAGTAGGAGTAATGATATTGTGGGCCGTGCAAAATCATCCAACAATCTCAAGTTAAATCCAGTTGTAACAAAAAAATCACCTTCACCTGCACCAGCTTTTGCATCAAATCCTCGACGTTCTCCGAATAGTAACTCGGCTACAGTAACCACACGACAATCGCCCGCACACCGACCAAGTTCGACGATTAGAAATGCGAAAACTACATCAGCACAAGTTGTAAAG ACACCGCCTAGAAGAACTTCCGGAAGTATGGCTACT GTTAACAAAACGCCATCCTCCCTTGATGCGGACAACGCCAATATGGGCTTATGCCAATATTGCCAACGCCACTTCAATGCAGAACGACTAGCTAAACATGAACGAATTTGTGAGAAAATGGCGCATACTAAACGTAAAATTTTTGATGCAGCTCGACATCGTTTGCGTGGCACCGATGCGGAAAAGTTCTTGAAAAAAGATCAATCACGTAAAAGTGTTAATATTAAATCCGGTTATTCCAGCGCTGCAGCGGTTAGCGGTATGACAGCCAGCATGAAAAAGAATAACTGGCGCAAGAAACATGAAGAATTCATACAAGCTATACGCGCCGCGAAGCAGGTGCAAGCTCATCTGGCACGTGGCGGGAAATTAAGTGATTTACCACCACCGCCACCTTCGGAGAATCCTGACTACATTCAATGTCCACATTGTTTGCGTCGATTCAATGAGTCGGCAGCTGAAAGGCATATTCCTCGTTGTGCCACTATGTTACATAATAAACCAAAAGCGACTCCACCTAGAAAGAGATAA
- the LOC137237948 gene encoding zinc finger C2HC domain-containing protein 1C isoform X4: MRFQQKQQQEREQRRAEMTDDEQPSTLADVDTKRITNGKVRQMFDERRRGAGIDRANPLKPITSTSTKTPTPIPRQAGGGVHPMAHQAKNANTTSIRLRAVPNINSVSTHARNPPRRLQNDNTDSLTKEMSSLSLGMQSSNESNNNSRSNDIVGRAKSSNNLKLNPVVTKKSPSPAPAFASNPRRSPNSNSATVTTRQSPAHRPSSTIRNAKTTSAQVVKTPPRRTSGSMATVNKTPSSLDADNANMGLCQYCQRHFNAERLAKHERICEKMAHTKRKIFDAARHRLRGTDAEKFLKKDQSRKSVNIKSGYSSAAAVSGMTASMKKNNWRKKHEEFIQAIRAAKQVQAHLARGGKLSDLPPPPPSENPDYIQCPHCLRRFNESAAERHIPRCATMLHNKPKATPPRKR; encoded by the exons aTGCGTTTCCAGCAGAAACAACAACAGGAACGTGAGCAAAGGCGTGCAGAGATGACCGATGACGAGCAGCCAAGCACATTGGCTGATGTAGACACGAAGCGAATTACGAATGGAAAG GTACGTCAAATGTTCGATGAACGACGCCGTGGTGCGGGAATCGATCGCGCTAATCCCCTGAAGCCCATCACTTCGACGTCAACTAAAACGCCAACGCCAATCCCTCGACAAGCTGGTGGTGGTGTACATCCAATGGCACATCAAGCAAAAAATGCTAATACCACTTCGATTCGGTTACGCGCTGTACCGAATATTAACAGTGTTTCGACACATGCGCGAAATCCACCTAGACGCCTGCAAAATGATAATACCGATAGTCTCACGAAAGAGATGTCTTCTCTCAGTTTGGGCATGCAATCGTCAAATGAGAGCAACAACAATAGTAGGAGTAATGATATTGTGGGCCGTGCAAAATCATCCAACAATCTCAAGTTAAATCCAGTTGTAACAAAAAAATCACCTTCACCTGCACCAGCTTTTGCATCAAATCCTCGACGTTCTCCGAATAGTAACTCGGCTACAGTAACCACACGACAATCGCCCGCACACCGACCAAGTTCGACGATTAGAAATGCGAAAACTACATCAGCACAAGTTGTAAAG ACACCGCCTAGAAGAACTTCCGGAAGTATGGCTACT GTTAACAAAACGCCATCCTCCCTTGATGCGGACAACGCCAATATGGGCTTATGCCAATATTGCCAACGCCACTTCAATGCAGAACGACTAGCTAAACATGAACGAATTTGTGAGAAAATGGCGCATACTAAACGTAAAATTTTTGATGCAGCTCGACATCGTTTGCGTGGCACCGATGCGGAAAAGTTCTTGAAAAAAGATCAATCACGTAAAAGTGTTAATATTAAATCCGGTTATTCCAGCGCTGCAGCGGTTAGCGGTATGACAGCCAGCATGAAAAAGAATAACTGGCGCAAGAAACATGAAGAATTCATACAAGCTATACGCGCCGCGAAGCAGGTGCAAGCTCATCTGGCACGTGGCGGGAAATTAAGTGATTTACCACCACCGCCACCTTCGGAGAATCCTGACTACATTCAATGTCCACATTGTTTGCGTCGATTCAATGAGTCGGCAGCTGAAAGGCATATTCCTCGTTGTGCCACTATGTTACATAATAAACCAAAAGCGACTCCACCTAGAAAGAGATAA
- the LOC137237948 gene encoding zinc finger C2HC domain-containing protein 1C isoform X3, with translation MQPHMMRFQQKQQQEREQRRAEMTDDEQPSTLADVDTKRITNGKVRQMFDERRRGAGIDRANPLKPITSTSTKTPTPIPRQAGGGVHPMAHQAKNANTTSIRLRAVPNINSVSTHARNPPRRLQNDNTDSLTKEMSSLSLGMQSSNESNNNSRSNDIVGRAKSSNNLKLNPVVTKKSPSPAPAFASNPRRSPNSNSATVTTRQSPAHRPSSTIRNAKTTSAQVVKTPPRRTSGSMATVNKTPSSLDADNANMGLCQYCQRHFNAERLAKHERICEKMAHTKRKIFDAARHRLRGTDAEKFLKKDQSRKSVNIKSGYSSAAAVSGMTASMKKNNWRKKHEEFIQAIRAAKQVQAHLARGGKLSDLPPPPPSENPDYIQCPHCLRRFNESAAERHIPRCATMLHNKPKATPPRKR, from the exons aTGCGTTTCCAGCAGAAACAACAACAGGAACGTGAGCAAAGGCGTGCAGAGATGACCGATGACGAGCAGCCAAGCACATTGGCTGATGTAGACACGAAGCGAATTACGAATGGAAAG GTACGTCAAATGTTCGATGAACGACGCCGTGGTGCGGGAATCGATCGCGCTAATCCCCTGAAGCCCATCACTTCGACGTCAACTAAAACGCCAACGCCAATCCCTCGACAAGCTGGTGGTGGTGTACATCCAATGGCACATCAAGCAAAAAATGCTAATACCACTTCGATTCGGTTACGCGCTGTACCGAATATTAACAGTGTTTCGACACATGCGCGAAATCCACCTAGACGCCTGCAAAATGATAATACCGATAGTCTCACGAAAGAGATGTCTTCTCTCAGTTTGGGCATGCAATCGTCAAATGAGAGCAACAACAATAGTAGGAGTAATGATATTGTGGGCCGTGCAAAATCATCCAACAATCTCAAGTTAAATCCAGTTGTAACAAAAAAATCACCTTCACCTGCACCAGCTTTTGCATCAAATCCTCGACGTTCTCCGAATAGTAACTCGGCTACAGTAACCACACGACAATCGCCCGCACACCGACCAAGTTCGACGATTAGAAATGCGAAAACTACATCAGCACAAGTTGTAAAG ACACCGCCTAGAAGAACTTCCGGAAGTATGGCTACT GTTAACAAAACGCCATCCTCCCTTGATGCGGACAACGCCAATATGGGCTTATGCCAATATTGCCAACGCCACTTCAATGCAGAACGACTAGCTAAACATGAACGAATTTGTGAGAAAATGGCGCATACTAAACGTAAAATTTTTGATGCAGCTCGACATCGTTTGCGTGGCACCGATGCGGAAAAGTTCTTGAAAAAAGATCAATCACGTAAAAGTGTTAATATTAAATCCGGTTATTCCAGCGCTGCAGCGGTTAGCGGTATGACAGCCAGCATGAAAAAGAATAACTGGCGCAAGAAACATGAAGAATTCATACAAGCTATACGCGCCGCGAAGCAGGTGCAAGCTCATCTGGCACGTGGCGGGAAATTAAGTGATTTACCACCACCGCCACCTTCGGAGAATCCTGACTACATTCAATGTCCACATTGTTTGCGTCGATTCAATGAGTCGGCAGCTGAAAGGCATATTCCTCGTTGTGCCACTATGTTACATAATAAACCAAAAGCGACTCCACCTAGAAAGAGATAA